In one Bradyrhizobium cosmicum genomic region, the following are encoded:
- a CDS encoding di-trans,poly-cis-decaprenylcistransferase — protein sequence MQSDLAPRDDKLHVGIIMDGNGRWATRRGLSRLRGHEAGVEAIRRIVEAAPRQGIGTLTLYAFSTDNWRRPKAEVAALMTLLRFYLANEVQSLVKNGVRLTVIGRRDRLPDGIANAIARAEDATAGGSTLHLRIAVDYSARDAILNAAAKAAALTSLTREAFSQLVTGEAGLRDVDLIIRTSGEKRLSDFLLWEGAYAELHFTERMWPEFDAADLAAALASFHGRERRFGGLQAIMPDEVPSLSRV from the coding sequence ATGCAAAGCGACCTTGCGCCTCGCGACGACAAGCTTCACGTCGGCATCATCATGGACGGCAACGGACGCTGGGCGACGCGGCGCGGCCTGTCCCGCCTGCGCGGCCACGAGGCCGGCGTCGAGGCGATCAGGCGCATCGTCGAGGCCGCGCCCAGGCAGGGCATCGGCACGCTGACGCTTTATGCCTTCTCCACCGACAATTGGCGCCGGCCGAAAGCCGAGGTCGCCGCGCTGATGACGCTTCTGCGCTTCTATCTCGCCAACGAGGTGCAGAGTCTGGTCAAGAACGGCGTGCGCCTCACCGTGATCGGCCGCCGCGACCGCCTGCCCGACGGCATCGCCAATGCGATCGCGCGCGCCGAAGATGCCACAGCCGGCGGCAGCACGCTTCATCTGCGTATTGCCGTCGACTATTCCGCGCGTGACGCCATCCTCAACGCGGCTGCAAAGGCGGCAGCACTGACGAGCCTCACGCGAGAAGCTTTCTCGCAACTTGTCACCGGCGAGGCCGGCCTTCGCGACGTCGATCTCATCATCCGCACCTCGGGCGAGAAGCGGCTGTCGGACTTCCTGCTCTGGGAAGGCGCTTATGCCGAGTTGCATTTCACCGAGCGGATGTGGCCCGAATTCGACGCGGCCGATCTTGCCGCCGCCTTGGCCTCCTTCCACGGCCGCGAGCGCCGCTTCGGCGGCCTTCAGGCGATCATGCCGGACGAGGTGCCCTCACTCTCCCGTGTGTGA
- a CDS encoding transcriptional regulator, translating into MPKTDSAPFSYEGLDRVIHEKARLGLLTSLMAHPKGLAFADLKQLCGLTDGNLSRHLAVLQEAGLVEVTKGYEGNRPHTTCRLTKAGRRRFLDYLTVLERLVRDAAKAAGREAPPLGRLGIVST; encoded by the coding sequence ATGCCGAAGACTGACAGCGCGCCGTTCTCCTATGAAGGGCTCGACCGCGTGATCCACGAGAAGGCGAGGCTCGGGCTTCTGACCTCGCTGATGGCGCATCCCAAGGGTCTGGCGTTCGCCGATCTCAAGCAGCTCTGCGGCCTCACCGACGGCAATCTCAGCCGGCATCTGGCCGTGCTCCAGGAAGCCGGGCTCGTCGAGGTGACCAAGGGCTATGAGGGCAATCGCCCGCATACCACCTGCCGCCTGACCAAGGCCGGCCGCCGCCGTTTCCTCGACTATCTCACCGTGCTCGAGCGCCTGGTGCGCGACGCCGCCAAGGCGGCCGGCCGTGAGGCGCCGCCGCTCGGCCGTCTCGGCATCGTCTCGACCTGA
- a CDS encoding GNAT family N-acetyltransferase, which translates to MSQLFLDAVAELDLAKGAVCIRAADASDVESLSIYFTGLSTTTRNKRFMGARTDVAMVAAECVARAGHPDHFTLLAELRQGGHGTIIGETLYVYDAAARQGEFAISVADVFQRRGLGLQMMMAMEMRASDLGHGMIAAETARVNAEMRGLAKKAGFADTGLGDWQSVHFAKSLSRQSSSR; encoded by the coding sequence ATGTCACAGCTATTTTTGGATGCCGTTGCCGAGCTGGACCTGGCCAAGGGCGCGGTCTGCATCAGGGCCGCCGATGCCTCCGACGTCGAGAGCCTCTCGATCTATTTCACGGGCCTTTCCACGACGACGCGCAACAAGCGCTTCATGGGCGCGCGGACGGACGTCGCAATGGTTGCGGCAGAATGCGTCGCCAGGGCCGGCCATCCCGATCATTTCACCTTGCTGGCCGAGCTCAGGCAGGGCGGGCATGGCACGATCATAGGTGAGACGCTCTACGTCTACGACGCGGCCGCACGGCAAGGCGAATTCGCCATCTCCGTCGCCGATGTCTTTCAGCGCAGGGGCCTCGGCTTGCAGATGATGATGGCGATGGAGATGCGCGCAAGCGATCTCGGTCACGGGATGATTGCCGCCGAGACGGCCCGGGTGAATGCGGAGATGCGCGGTCTTGCGAAGAAAGCGGGGTTTGCGGATACCGGGCTCGGCGACTGGCAGTCGGTCCATTTCGCGAAGAGCCTGTCGCGCCAGTCGTCATCTCGCTGA
- a CDS encoding Crp/Fnr family transcriptional regulator → MRAVLNYCTGGTERQVTAGTVVVTEGSTTGHLYVLMQGKLEVLKGEMIVATVTEPGAVLGEMSVLLGQPHTATVRACSDAVVYEFEDAASFLKQEPGVALLIAQMLAQRLNVANTYLADLKRQYAGHGTHLAMVGEVLQSMINLPPLEVSPGSDRQSDPRM, encoded by the coding sequence ATGCGCGCAGTGTTGAACTATTGCACCGGCGGGACGGAGCGGCAGGTTACGGCCGGCACCGTCGTCGTCACCGAGGGCAGCACCACCGGTCATCTCTACGTGTTGATGCAGGGCAAGCTCGAAGTGCTCAAGGGCGAGATGATCGTCGCCACCGTCACCGAGCCCGGCGCGGTGCTCGGCGAGATGTCGGTGCTGCTCGGCCAGCCGCACACTGCAACCGTGCGGGCGTGTTCGGATGCGGTCGTCTACGAGTTCGAGGACGCCGCCTCGTTCCTCAAGCAGGAGCCGGGGGTGGCGCTGCTGATTGCGCAAATGCTGGCGCAGCGGCTGAACGTCGCCAACACTTATCTTGCCGACCTCAAGCGGCAATATGCCGGCCATGGCACGCATCTGGCCATGGTCGGCGAAGTGCTGCAGAGCATGATCAACCTGCCGCCGCTTGAGGTCTCGCCAGGCTCGGATCGGCAATCCGACCCAAGGATGTAA
- a CDS encoding S1C family serine protease, translating into MWLRSFVVASVLHVMLAGFANAAGPFGTIRVGNWNGGAYSNDSTGGFSHCAASTPYANGVTLLVGQDANNSWLLGFANPAFRFKKGENLTIDVTFDGQAEVRLFATAFSDVMVSAVLPTNVARALQKASLMVAVARGTPFQFSLTSTAPLVAAITNCVTRVKADGLDKAGDFTKVAAKPQETPDKPPSPTAGKPARARTGTGFVVSANGHVVTNNHVIDGCVGDIKGNLTGEAAMVLRVVSSDANNDLALLQAPSTATFKDFARIRDRSLRSGDSVIAIGFPFHGWLTSDFTVTTGIASSLSGMRNDTRFLQISAPVQPGNSGGPLFDTTGQIVGVVTAKIPALRIAAATGTIPENINFAIKTGMLRDFLDNSVVPYQTAEPKGELKTTDIAGNARPYTMLISCNGTEQADAKR; encoded by the coding sequence ATGTGGCTTAGATCTTTTGTCGTGGCGTCTGTCTTGCATGTGATGCTCGCCGGGTTTGCAAATGCGGCGGGGCCTTTCGGTACCATCCGCGTCGGCAACTGGAACGGGGGCGCCTATTCCAATGATTCGACCGGCGGATTTTCTCACTGCGCCGCCAGCACGCCTTACGCCAACGGCGTCACCTTGCTTGTTGGCCAGGATGCAAACAATTCGTGGCTGCTCGGCTTTGCAAATCCCGCATTTCGTTTCAAGAAGGGCGAGAACCTAACGATCGACGTGACCTTCGACGGCCAGGCCGAGGTAAGACTCTTCGCGACTGCATTTTCCGATGTCATGGTTTCGGCGGTTCTGCCCACCAACGTCGCTCGCGCACTCCAGAAGGCGAGCCTGATGGTTGCGGTGGCGAGAGGCACGCCCTTTCAATTCAGCCTGACATCAACTGCCCCTTTGGTAGCCGCGATTACCAATTGTGTGACCAGAGTCAAAGCCGACGGCCTGGACAAGGCCGGCGATTTCACAAAGGTTGCCGCCAAGCCGCAGGAGACGCCGGACAAGCCGCCGTCACCAACGGCCGGCAAGCCCGCCCGGGCCAGAACCGGCACCGGCTTCGTGGTCAGCGCCAACGGGCACGTCGTCACCAACAATCATGTGATCGACGGCTGTGTCGGCGACATCAAGGGTAACCTCACCGGCGAAGCGGCCATGGTGTTGCGCGTCGTGTCGAGCGACGCGAACAACGACCTCGCTCTGTTGCAGGCGCCATCGACGGCGACATTCAAGGACTTTGCGCGGATTCGCGACCGCTCGCTCCGCTCCGGCGATTCCGTCATCGCGATCGGCTTTCCCTTCCATGGCTGGCTCACGTCGGACTTCACCGTGACGACCGGTATCGCGAGCTCGCTCAGCGGCATGCGCAACGACACGCGTTTCCTGCAAATCAGCGCGCCGGTGCAGCCCGGCAATAGCGGCGGCCCGCTGTTCGACACCACCGGGCAGATCGTGGGCGTGGTCACCGCTAAGATCCCCGCACTGCGCATCGCCGCAGCGACCGGCACCATTCCGGAGAACATCAACTTCGCCATCAAGACCGGCATGCTGCGCGACTTCCTCGACAATTCCGTGGTGCCCTACCAGACCGCGGAACCGAAGGGCGAGCTCAAGACCACCGACATCGCCGGCAACGCGCGGCCGTATACGATGCTGATCTCGTGCAACGGCACGGAGCAAGCCGACGCGAAGCGGTGA